The following proteins are co-located in the Triticum aestivum cultivar Chinese Spring chromosome 1A, IWGSC CS RefSeq v2.1, whole genome shotgun sequence genome:
- the LOC123053908 gene encoding 29 kDa ribonucleoprotein A, chloroplastic-like, whose translation MATLFSTAFSHHFIPLPSATRPAATSSFTCGPLHAVSALLAPRRRLLLPVAVAVSSEFETEDAEGEPSEGEGGGDSKAEYSEDLKAFVGNLPFTIDSAQLAGLFEQAGSVEMVEVVYNRMTGRSRGFGFVIMGSVEEVVVAVEQFNGYFLLGNQNNVWVFLKDVDTIYSMLNADNAVDL comes from the exons ATGGCCACCCTCTTCTCCACCGCGTTCTCACACCACTTCATCCCGCTCCCCTCCGCCACCAggcccgccgccacctcctccttcacCTGCGGCCCGCTGCACGCCGTGTCAGCGCTGCTGGCGCCACGGAGGCGACTCCTGCTGCCCGTGGCTGTGGCCGTGTCatccgagttcgagacggaggacGCGGAGGGGGAGCCGAGCGAGGGCGAGGGCGGAGGCGACTCCAAGGCCGAGTACTCCGAGGACCTCAAGGCCTTTGTCGGCAACCTGCCCTTCACCATAGACAGCGCGCAGCTCGCCGGGCTCTTCGAGCAGGCCGGCTCCGTCGAGATGGTCGAG GTTGTATACAATAGAATGACCGGACGGAGCCGTGGATTTGGATTCGTCATAATGGGTTCAGTGGAGGAAGTTGTTGTCGCCGTCGAGCAATTCAATGGCTAT TTCCTGCTGGGTAATCAGAATAATGTTTGGGTTTTCCTCAAGGATGTCGACACTATTTACAGTATGTTAAATGCAGACAATGCTGttgatttatga